In Anseongella ginsenosidimutans, one genomic interval encodes:
- a CDS encoding C40 family peptidase → MRVTDKVIIAAFMLLTACDAGEAGKVDKMAASVKERYAPDKRTVLFNVSAEKQGGRLVLKGETTSPLAKDKLFHLLDSAGIEVTDSLQVLPGNDVGKNVFGVARLSVCNLRVEPGHSAEMATQVLLGTPLKIIKDEGSWLLVQTPENYIAWTQESGLTRMDSAGFAVWQSQPKLIYTADFGQALLDPSSGQVVSDLVIGDILVAGGETGSFYNAVFPDGRTAFIKKEEAQLLDNWIGSLNPSGESVLEIARQMMGAPYLWGGTSAKGMDCSGFTKTAYFMNGIILPRDASQQVFSGLSVDIYAGDTVSIASCLLHLRKGDLIFFTNDPARQNEENARITHVGIYIENGEFIHSSGFVHRSSLLDTAENYSERHAKTLTKARRILGSGEENGISLINMHPLYKGK, encoded by the coding sequence ATGAGGGTTACCGACAAAGTGATCATTGCCGCTTTTATGCTTCTTACTGCCTGCGACGCCGGGGAGGCCGGCAAGGTAGATAAGATGGCCGCATCCGTAAAGGAACGGTACGCGCCCGATAAAAGAACGGTTCTCTTTAATGTTTCGGCGGAAAAACAGGGAGGGCGGCTGGTGCTGAAAGGCGAAACTACTTCGCCCCTGGCAAAGGATAAGCTGTTTCATTTGCTGGACAGCGCCGGGATAGAAGTGACGGATTCGCTGCAAGTGCTTCCCGGTAATGATGTAGGGAAGAATGTTTTCGGGGTGGCGAGGCTCTCTGTTTGTAATTTAAGGGTGGAACCGGGTCATTCCGCTGAAATGGCCACCCAGGTGCTGCTGGGAACACCTCTTAAAATAATAAAGGATGAAGGAAGCTGGCTGCTGGTACAAACTCCTGAAAATTATATCGCCTGGACGCAGGAATCGGGGCTGACCCGGATGGACAGCGCAGGCTTTGCCGTCTGGCAGTCGCAGCCCAAGCTGATATATACCGCCGATTTCGGCCAGGCCTTGCTTGATCCTTCCTCCGGACAGGTCGTTTCAGACCTTGTGATTGGCGATATCCTGGTGGCTGGCGGGGAAACAGGTTCATTTTACAACGCTGTTTTTCCCGATGGGCGAACCGCCTTTATCAAAAAGGAGGAAGCACAATTGCTGGATAACTGGATAGGCAGCCTGAACCCAAGCGGAGAAAGCGTACTGGAGATCGCCCGCCAAATGATGGGCGCTCCTTATTTATGGGGTGGCACTTCCGCCAAGGGCATGGACTGCAGCGGCTTCACGAAAACGGCTTATTTCATGAACGGCATTATCCTGCCCCGGGATGCTTCGCAGCAGGTGTTTTCCGGCCTTTCGGTGGATATTTATGCAGGGGATACGGTGAGTATTGCCAGTTGCCTGCTGCATCTCCGGAAAGGCGACCTGATTTTCTTTACGAATGATCCTGCCCGGCAAAACGAGGAGAATGCGCGGATTACGCATGTGGGAATATATATCGAAAACGGCGAATTCATTCATTCTTCCGGGTTTGTTCACCGCAGCAGCCTGCTGGATACCGCTGAGAATTATAGTGAAAGGCATGCAAAAACGCTTACGAAGGCAAGAAGAATTCTGGGAAGCGGAGAAGAAAACGGAATTAGCCTGATCAACATGCATCCTTTATACAAAGGTAAATGA
- the lat gene encoding L-lysine 6-transaminase, translating into MYQLDIQPENVRDTLKKYVQADGYDLVLDMERSQGVHLYDSAHDRSILDFFTCFASMPLGYNHPGMVNDETFKKNLLLAALTNPSNSDIYTQQYAEFVDTFSRVGIPDYLPHAFFIAGGALAVENALKAAMDWKVQKNFQKGHLSEKGTKVIHFEKAFHGRSGYTMSLTNTLPDKTKWYARFDWPRITTPGVEFPFTDERYEALLKKEKLAIRQIKLAFKNNPDDICAIIVEPILSEGGDIHLRVEFFEELRRLADENECLLIYDEVQTGVGLTGRFWCHEHFGENARPDIIAFGKKMQVCGILAGPKIDEIETNVFRVPSRINSTWGGNLTDMVRSSKVLQIIEEDNLCDHAAQTGSYLHDKLLAISGSADKVSNVRGRGLLNAFDLPDTAMRNEFIKKGLENQVLFLGCGSRTIRFRPSLIMKNEDIDAGMEVMEKIIKNL; encoded by the coding sequence ATGTACCAGCTTGATATCCAGCCTGAAAATGTAAGAGATACTTTAAAGAAATACGTCCAGGCCGATGGATACGACCTTGTTCTGGACATGGAAAGAAGCCAGGGCGTTCACCTGTACGATTCTGCGCACGATCGAAGTATACTGGATTTTTTCACTTGTTTTGCATCCATGCCCCTGGGTTATAACCACCCCGGTATGGTGAATGATGAAACGTTTAAAAAAAATCTCCTGCTTGCCGCGCTCACCAACCCCTCAAATTCTGACATTTACACTCAGCAGTATGCCGAATTTGTCGATACTTTTTCACGTGTCGGCATTCCTGATTACTTGCCTCATGCATTTTTTATTGCAGGCGGCGCATTAGCCGTAGAAAATGCCCTGAAAGCAGCTATGGACTGGAAGGTGCAGAAGAACTTTCAAAAGGGGCATCTCAGCGAAAAGGGAACGAAAGTCATCCACTTTGAAAAAGCCTTTCACGGACGCTCGGGCTATACAATGAGTCTTACCAATACGCTGCCGGATAAGACCAAATGGTATGCCCGGTTTGACTGGCCGCGGATCACCACGCCAGGCGTCGAATTCCCGTTTACCGACGAACGGTATGAAGCCTTGCTAAAAAAAGAAAAACTGGCCATCCGGCAAATAAAACTGGCATTTAAGAACAACCCGGACGACATATGCGCCATTATTGTTGAGCCTATTCTCTCCGAAGGCGGCGATATTCATTTGCGCGTCGAATTTTTTGAAGAACTTCGCAGGCTGGCCGATGAAAATGAGTGCCTGCTTATTTATGACGAAGTGCAAACCGGGGTGGGCCTCACAGGTAGATTCTGGTGCCATGAACATTTCGGGGAAAACGCCCGGCCGGATATTATCGCCTTCGGTAAGAAGATGCAGGTCTGCGGTATCCTGGCCGGACCGAAGATCGATGAGATCGAAACCAATGTTTTCCGGGTTCCCTCCCGCATTAATTCCACCTGGGGAGGCAACCTCACGGACATGGTCCGGTCATCAAAAGTATTGCAGATCATTGAAGAAGATAACTTGTGCGACCACGCCGCCCAAACGGGCAGCTACCTGCACGATAAGCTACTCGCTATTTCCGGAAGCGCGGATAAGGTCAGCAATGTCCGGGGCCGGGGCCTTCTGAATGCCTTCGATCTGCCAGATACGGCCATGCGGAATGAATTTATTAAAAAAGGCCTTGAAAACCAGGTACTCTTCCTTGGCTGCGGCAGCCGGACCATCCGCTTCCGCCCTTCTCTTATCATGAAAAATGAAGACATCGATGCGGGGATGGAGGTAATGGAAAAAATTATTAAAAATCTGTAG
- the rpoN gene encoding RNA polymerase factor sigma-54 has product MLRQKLQQKLLQKLSPQQIQFIKLLQVPTVMLDARIKEELEENPALEDPSLLSAENEEEYEELDEKHSEENVQEERSEEEFNIDDYLQDDDRSDYAEMMSYGGDDEEERKEIPIAVSASFYDDLERQLNMLELDDQQYIMAIQVIGSIDDDGYLRRPISSLVDDLAFGQNVVVNDDEMEDVLHMVQQFDPPGIAARNLQECLLIQLKKKRSGNPATLTAIEIVENHLDEFTRKHYDKLEKALGISPEELKEAVGEILKLNPKPGDSATGNSDKQMQVIPDFRITNNDGELVLTLNGKNAPDLRVSRSYLEMFDTYDKQAKKDKKLKEAVQFVKQKLDAAKWFIDAIKQRQQTLIKTMEAIMEYQYEYFLDGDERKLKPMILKDIADRIGMDISTVSRVANSKYVQTDFGTFLLKSFFSEAIQTESGEEVSNREVKKILEECIAGEDKRKPLADEKLTDILKEKGYNIARRTVAKYREQLNIPVARLRKEL; this is encoded by the coding sequence ATGCTTAGACAGAAATTACAGCAAAAGCTATTACAGAAGCTATCTCCGCAGCAAATTCAGTTTATCAAATTGCTGCAGGTGCCTACTGTTATGCTGGATGCACGCATAAAGGAGGAACTGGAGGAGAACCCCGCACTGGAGGATCCAAGCCTTCTTTCGGCGGAGAACGAAGAGGAATACGAAGAGTTGGATGAAAAGCATTCGGAGGAGAACGTCCAGGAGGAAAGGAGCGAGGAGGAATTCAATATTGATGACTACCTCCAGGATGATGATCGTTCCGATTACGCCGAAATGATGAGTTACGGCGGCGACGATGAAGAAGAGCGAAAGGAAATACCTATTGCTGTCAGCGCCTCTTTTTATGACGACCTGGAACGCCAGCTGAACATGCTGGAACTGGATGATCAGCAGTATATCATGGCCATCCAGGTAATTGGAAGCATAGATGACGACGGATACCTGCGCCGTCCTATATCTTCCCTGGTGGACGACTTGGCCTTTGGGCAGAACGTGGTGGTAAACGATGATGAAATGGAAGATGTGCTGCATATGGTGCAGCAATTTGATCCTCCCGGCATAGCCGCCCGCAACCTGCAGGAATGCCTGCTCATTCAGCTGAAGAAGAAGCGATCGGGTAATCCGGCTACGCTTACCGCCATTGAGATCGTCGAAAATCATCTCGATGAATTTACAAGGAAACATTACGATAAGCTGGAAAAGGCGTTGGGCATTAGCCCGGAAGAACTGAAGGAGGCCGTTGGCGAAATCCTGAAACTCAATCCCAAACCCGGGGATTCCGCCACGGGAAATTCCGATAAGCAAATGCAGGTGATCCCGGACTTCCGCATCACCAATAACGACGGGGAACTGGTCCTGACCCTCAACGGAAAAAATGCGCCGGATCTGCGGGTAAGCCGTTCTTACCTGGAGATGTTTGACACCTACGATAAACAGGCCAAAAAAGATAAGAAGCTGAAGGAAGCCGTGCAGTTTGTCAAGCAAAAACTGGATGCGGCTAAATGGTTCATTGATGCCATTAAGCAGCGGCAGCAAACGCTGATCAAGACGATGGAAGCCATTATGGAATACCAGTATGAGTATTTCCTGGACGGTGACGAACGAAAGCTGAAGCCCATGATCCTGAAGGATATCGCTGACCGGATCGGGATGGATATTTCTACTGTTTCCCGGGTTGCCAACAGTAAGTATGTCCAGACGGATTTCGGTACCTTCCTGCTGAAATCCTTCTTTTCCGAAGCTATACAAACCGAAAGCGGGGAAGAGGTTTCCAACCGGGAAGTGAAAAAGATCCTCGAAGAATGCATCGCCGGCGAAGACAAACGAAAACCGCTGGCTGACGAAAAGCTGACCGATATTCTAAAAGAAAAAGGCTATAATATTGCCCGCCGAACGGTAGCCAAATACCGTGAACAACTCAATATCCCCGTGGCCCGGCTGCGCAAAGAACTTTAA
- a CDS encoding DUF3078 domain-containing protein: MKKLLILLLFFSYSVQGQIADSLQADTTGGPDSLRTDSLIIDGAAADTLPGDSPVIDSSLADSLVTDSLPAGNLPGDTIPAGLDSAGLATDTVPERIEGVTNQIRNMEKIILVPPGTPVEPGFMRADTAYGKVEDLMPLPFEGETELTYEEEWPVTLPDLTMERKEPVWLYPQYFWRKGIITGFNFSQASFTNWAAGGENNLNLITFASIYFRKSTLRYEWENLIDAAYGVQSFQGLDVIRKSEDKLEFTSKIGHKTTETLFTSFLFNFKTQFDIGYNYHGDNERDKVSNFLAPAYVTTSLGLDYKPSKAFSLLLSPIAGKITLVMDQELADQGRFGVDKAVLDTAGNVIEPGKNSRSQLGMGLNARLSKGLGKNITFNSKLDMFGDYEKPTSIDISWDNSIIFRVNNAISANLSTALIYDEDILIKKDGEDVGKPRIQFKEIFSLGVRFDI, from the coding sequence GTGAAGAAGCTGCTTATATTGTTGTTGTTTTTTAGTTATTCGGTCCAGGGGCAAATTGCGGACAGCCTGCAGGCCGATACCACCGGCGGCCCGGACTCGCTGCGTACTGACAGCCTGATCATAGATGGCGCAGCTGCTGATACCCTGCCTGGCGATAGCCCCGTCATAGATAGCTCCCTCGCGGACAGCCTGGTCACAGACAGCCTGCCTGCCGGCAACCTGCCAGGAGACACGATCCCGGCAGGCCTTGACAGCGCGGGACTGGCTACCGATACCGTTCCGGAGAGGATTGAAGGAGTTACCAACCAGATCCGGAATATGGAAAAGATCATTCTGGTACCGCCCGGAACACCCGTTGAACCTGGATTCATGCGTGCAGATACTGCTTATGGCAAAGTAGAAGACTTGATGCCGCTTCCGTTCGAGGGAGAAACAGAGCTGACTTATGAAGAGGAGTGGCCGGTAACACTTCCCGATTTGACAATGGAAAGAAAAGAACCCGTATGGTTATACCCACAATATTTTTGGCGCAAAGGGATCATTACCGGCTTCAATTTCAGCCAGGCTTCTTTTACGAACTGGGCCGCGGGCGGGGAAAACAACCTGAACCTGATCACTTTTGCCAGCATTTATTTCAGGAAAAGCACGCTCCGGTATGAATGGGAAAACCTGATCGATGCGGCATACGGGGTACAAAGCTTCCAGGGCCTGGACGTGATCCGGAAAAGCGAAGACAAGCTGGAGTTTACTTCAAAGATCGGTCATAAGACCACTGAAACCTTGTTTACTTCTTTCCTCTTTAATTTCAAAACACAGTTTGATATCGGCTATAATTACCACGGGGACAACGAGCGGGACAAGGTTTCCAATTTCCTGGCGCCCGCCTACGTAACCACCTCACTCGGTCTTGACTATAAACCCAGCAAAGCCTTTTCGCTGCTTCTATCACCCATAGCGGGTAAAATAACCCTGGTAATGGACCAGGAGCTGGCCGACCAGGGCCGATTTGGAGTTGACAAAGCCGTACTGGACACCGCGGGCAATGTCATTGAACCGGGGAAAAACAGCCGGAGCCAGTTAGGTATGGGATTAAACGCCAGGCTTTCAAAAGGTTTAGGGAAAAATATCACTTTCAACAGCAAACTGGATATGTTCGGTGATTACGAGAAACCCACGTCCATTGATATTTCCTGGGATAATTCTATTATCTTTAGGGTCAATAATGCGATTAGCGCCAATCTTTCAACTGCGCTGATCTACGATGAGGATATCCTCATTAAAAAAGATGGAGAGGACGTGGGCAAACCACGAATTCAGTTTAAAGAAATTTTTAGTCTTGGCGTAAGGTTCGATATATAA
- the mscL gene encoding large-conductance mechanosensitive channel protein MscL codes for MGFVKEFKEFALKGNVVDLAVAVVIGGAFGKIVTSLVNDIIMPPIGLLMGDTDFTSLFIPLDGNDYESLDAATEAAAPVLAYGSFIQTVIEFVIIAMAIFLVIKGINRFKKKKEAAPAAPPAPTPSEKLLEEIRDLLKTK; via the coding sequence ATGGGATTTGTCAAAGAATTTAAAGAGTTTGCCCTTAAAGGGAATGTGGTTGATCTCGCCGTTGCAGTAGTGATTGGCGGCGCCTTCGGCAAGATCGTTACCTCGCTGGTCAATGATATAATCATGCCTCCGATTGGGCTGCTAATGGGAGACACCGATTTTACCAGCCTTTTCATTCCTTTGGATGGTAACGATTATGAAAGCCTGGATGCGGCCACAGAAGCGGCTGCTCCTGTGCTGGCCTATGGTTCCTTCATCCAAACTGTTATTGAATTCGTTATCATTGCGATGGCTATTTTCCTTGTCATTAAAGGGATCAACCGCTTTAAGAAGAAAAAGGAGGCCGCACCCGCAGCTCCGCCGGCTCCTACTCCCAGCGAAAAACTGCTGGAGGAAATCAGGGACCTGCTGAAAACGAAATAA
- a CDS encoding 1-aminocyclopropane-1-carboxylate deaminase/D-cysteine desulfhydrase — protein sequence MTDFPIYSPEEELADARLQAKGLRLFVKRDDMIHPFISGNKWRKLKYQLENARLKGQDHLVSFGGAYSNHLLALAAAAAKYGFKSTGFVRGEEVQPQNNTLFLCREFGMELIFTSREIYREKKTELFREYFHGNPSACFIDEGGRSPLAIKGCAELIGELTRPYDHIFAACGTGSTLAGIVRGIAAGKMTAWAEGIAVLKNASFLENDIRDAANTGHPFRLHLDFHQGGYAKAPRPFISWLQDFHRRHGLLLDPVYTGKMMYAIFRLAEENYFKAGSTLLALHTGGLFGLLGMKEKWGGPAGENPAGN from the coding sequence GTGACTGACTTTCCGATCTATAGTCCTGAAGAAGAATTGGCTGATGCCCGGCTGCAAGCGAAAGGTTTGCGGCTGTTTGTTAAGCGCGATGATATGATCCATCCGTTCATATCGGGGAATAAATGGCGTAAGCTGAAGTACCAGCTGGAAAATGCCCGTCTGAAAGGGCAAGACCACCTGGTTAGTTTCGGGGGCGCCTATTCGAACCACTTGCTGGCCCTTGCCGCAGCGGCAGCGAAATACGGTTTTAAAAGCACCGGGTTCGTGCGGGGGGAGGAAGTGCAGCCGCAGAACAATACGCTTTTTTTATGCAGGGAATTTGGAATGGAGCTGATTTTCACCAGCCGCGAAATTTACCGGGAAAAGAAAACGGAACTATTCAGGGAGTACTTTCACGGGAATCCTTCCGCCTGTTTTATTGATGAAGGCGGCCGCTCTCCGCTGGCGATAAAAGGCTGCGCCGAACTAATAGGGGAACTGACCCGTCCTTATGATCACATCTTTGCCGCTTGCGGTACGGGCAGCACGCTGGCTGGTATCGTACGCGGAATAGCGGCCGGAAAAATGACGGCCTGGGCCGAAGGTATTGCCGTACTTAAAAATGCTTCCTTTCTTGAAAATGATATCCGGGATGCGGCGAATACCGGTCATCCTTTCCGGCTGCACCTTGATTTCCACCAGGGCGGGTATGCCAAAGCTCCCCGGCCCTTTATCAGCTGGCTGCAGGATTTTCATCGCCGGCATGGCTTGCTCCTGGACCCCGTGTATACCGGGAAAATGATGTATGCTATTTTCCGGCTTGCCGAAGAAAACTATTTTAAGGCTGGCAGCACCCTGCTGGCCCTTCATACGGGCGGGCTTTTCGGCTTACTGGGAATGAAAGAAAAATGGGGCGGCCCTGCTGGTGAAAACCCTGCCGGAAATTAG
- the murI gene encoding glutamate racemase: MKQGPIGIFDSGYGGLTVLKEIISELPEYDYLYLGDNARAPYGTRSYETVYQYTLECVKQLFDMGCQLVILACNTSSAKALRTIQQNDLPGIDPSRRVLGIIRPSAEVIGDYTSTGHIGILATPGTVASDSYLMEIRKFFPRLKVFQEACPMWVSLVENNEHYNPGANYFVQKHMDNLLKKSSYIDVILMACTHYPLLINKIKQFLPGGVRVLDQGRIVAKSLADYLKRHPEMETLCSKNRRYQFYTTNSTETFERQGSAFFGQPVHARHLDI; this comes from the coding sequence ATGAAGCAAGGTCCTATTGGTATATTCGACTCCGGGTACGGTGGCCTTACCGTACTGAAGGAGATCATTTCAGAACTGCCGGAATACGATTATCTCTATCTTGGTGACAATGCACGGGCTCCTTATGGCACCCGTTCTTATGAAACTGTCTATCAGTATACGCTGGAATGCGTTAAGCAGCTCTTTGATATGGGCTGTCAGCTGGTGATCCTCGCCTGTAATACCTCTTCGGCAAAAGCGCTCAGGACCATTCAGCAAAACGACCTGCCGGGAATAGATCCCTCCAGGCGGGTACTGGGAATTATCCGGCCTTCGGCGGAAGTTATCGGCGATTATACCTCTACGGGGCATATTGGCATTCTTGCCACGCCCGGAACAGTCGCTTCCGATTCTTATTTAATGGAAATCCGGAAATTTTTCCCCAGGCTGAAAGTTTTCCAGGAAGCCTGCCCCATGTGGGTTTCCCTGGTTGAAAACAATGAACACTACAACCCGGGAGCCAATTACTTTGTTCAGAAGCACATGGACAACCTGCTGAAAAAATCATCCTATATTGATGTGATCCTGATGGCCTGCACTCATTACCCGCTTCTGATCAATAAGATAAAACAATTCTTACCCGGTGGAGTACGCGTACTGGATCAGGGCAGGATCGTGGCAAAAAGCCTTGCCGATTACCTGAAGCGCCATCCGGAAATGGAAACCCTTTGCAGCAAAAACAGAAGATATCAGTTTTACACTACCAATTCCACGGAAACTTTTGAGCGGCAGGGAAGCGCTTTTTTCGGTCAGCCGGTACATGCCAGGCATTTAGATATTTAA
- a CDS encoding type 1 glutamine amidotransferase domain-containing protein, translating into MEKLNQLKVAILTENGFEQSELTSPKQAMEEKGIRVDVISPREGEVKAWDKDNWGITVKVDKLLSEARAEDYDGLFLPGGVMNPDKLRQNKDALEFVRRFHESGKPIGAICHGPQVLIDAEVVRGREMTSYPALRTDLVNAGANWVDREVVTDQGLVTSRSPADLEAFNSKFLEELGEGIHQERIV; encoded by the coding sequence ATGGAAAAGTTAAATCAATTGAAAGTCGCCATTCTTACCGAAAATGGTTTTGAACAGTCCGAACTTACCAGTCCGAAGCAGGCGATGGAAGAGAAAGGCATCCGGGTAGATGTGATCTCGCCCCGGGAAGGGGAAGTGAAAGCCTGGGACAAGGATAACTGGGGCATTACTGTGAAGGTGGATAAATTGCTCTCAGAGGCTCGCGCCGAAGATTACGACGGGCTTTTCCTGCCGGGAGGCGTTATGAATCCCGACAAACTCCGGCAGAATAAGGATGCGCTTGAATTTGTAAGAAGATTTCATGAAAGCGGTAAACCGATTGGCGCCATTTGTCATGGACCGCAGGTGCTGATTGACGCGGAAGTGGTAAGGGGCCGGGAAATGACCTCCTATCCGGCGCTTCGTACCGACCTTGTTAACGCGGGAGCCAACTGGGTTGACAGGGAAGTGGTCACGGACCAGGGTCTGGTAACCAGCCGGTCTCCCGCCGACCTGGAGGCCTTCAACAGCAAGTTCCTGGAAGAATTAGGAGAAGGCATCCACCAGGAAAGGATCGTATAG
- a CDS encoding asparagine--tRNA ligase, translating into MAFIEQLAAVEGQTVTLRGWVANKRSSKGLVFIILRDGTGLCQCVADASKLNEEAFSLADKLTQESSVEITGKICRDERQVGGYELRVSDLKVYQLAQDYPITKKAHGVEFLMDNRHLWLRSNRQWAIMRIRNRIIQAIHRFFQERGFIEMDSPIFTGNAAEGTTTLFETDFYDEKAYLAQTGQLYGEAMAMAMGRIYTFGPTFRAEKSKTRRHLSEFWMIEPEIAFCDLDMNMDLIEEFLRYVVEAILEECPEELELLERNIEKLKNVRKPFPRMSYTDAVKIIRGEKDVNGRNSIKTLENDLAELRQRITDIQAEVAEREAKIKAPGMKKGEINFNQNKIAGLKNELKDLEESSKNIPQWIESAKAFEHGNDFGGSDETVLTRLFDSPVMVYNWPAGIKAFYMKRANDPDYVKGVDVLAPEGYGEIVGGSEREDNLDLLVERIKDEGLPMEAFEWYLDLRRYGSVPHSGFGLGLERLVAWICKLPHVRETIPFPRMYGRLFP; encoded by the coding sequence ATGGCATTCATAGAACAATTGGCGGCCGTAGAAGGACAAACCGTGACACTGAGGGGATGGGTGGCCAACAAGCGCAGCAGTAAGGGGCTTGTATTTATTATTTTACGGGACGGAACCGGTTTATGCCAGTGCGTAGCTGATGCTTCCAAACTCAATGAAGAAGCATTCAGCCTGGCGGATAAACTTACCCAGGAAAGTTCCGTGGAAATTACCGGGAAGATCTGCAGGGATGAACGCCAGGTAGGCGGTTATGAACTCCGGGTAAGCGATCTGAAAGTATACCAGCTGGCACAGGACTATCCTATTACCAAAAAAGCGCACGGCGTGGAATTCCTGATGGATAACCGGCATTTATGGCTGCGGTCCAACCGGCAATGGGCCATTATGCGCATCCGCAACCGGATCATCCAAGCTATACACCGTTTCTTCCAGGAAAGAGGATTTATCGAAATGGATTCGCCTATTTTCACCGGCAATGCCGCAGAAGGGACCACTACCCTGTTCGAAACGGACTTTTACGATGAAAAGGCCTATCTGGCGCAGACAGGCCAGCTATACGGAGAAGCGATGGCCATGGCCATGGGGCGCATTTACACGTTCGGGCCTACCTTCCGGGCTGAAAAGTCAAAAACGAGGCGCCATTTATCCGAGTTCTGGATGATTGAACCGGAAATAGCGTTCTGCGACCTGGATATGAATATGGACCTGATCGAGGAATTTCTCCGGTATGTGGTAGAAGCGATTCTCGAAGAATGCCCGGAGGAACTGGAATTGCTCGAACGGAATATTGAAAAGTTAAAGAATGTCCGTAAACCTTTTCCGCGCATGTCCTATACGGACGCGGTAAAGATCATCCGGGGCGAAAAAGATGTAAACGGAAGAAATTCGATCAAAACCCTTGAGAACGACCTGGCTGAACTGCGGCAGCGCATTACGGATATCCAGGCTGAAGTAGCGGAACGGGAAGCAAAGATCAAGGCGCCCGGAATGAAAAAAGGAGAGATCAATTTCAATCAAAATAAAATTGCAGGATTAAAAAACGAACTAAAGGACCTGGAAGAATCCTCGAAAAATATTCCGCAGTGGATCGAATCAGCGAAAGCCTTTGAACACGGAAACGATTTCGGAGGCTCGGATGAAACCGTACTCACCCGTTTATTCGATAGCCCTGTAATGGTATATAACTGGCCGGCCGGCATCAAAGCGTTCTACATGAAGCGGGCCAACGATCCCGATTATGTAAAAGGCGTAGACGTCCTGGCGCCGGAAGGCTACGGAGAAATTGTGGGAGGTTCAGAACGCGAAGATAACCTGGACCTGCTCGTGGAACGCATAAAAGACGAAGGCCTGCCGATGGAGGCGTTCGAATGGTACCTGGATCTTCGGCGCTACGGATCCGTTCCGCATTCCGGCTTTGGGCTGGGCCTGGAGCGGCTGGTTGCCTGGATATGCAAACTGCCCCATGTTCGGGAAACTATTCCTTTCCCGCGTATGTATGGACGGTTATTTCCTTAA
- a CDS encoding SGNH/GDSL hydrolase family protein produces the protein MNEKYDLMRRDFLKKASIAGMLAAMPSIGRAGLSAGNKVSSAPRVSLKEGAVVLFQGDSITDAGRDKDATSANNGNALGRGYAYLAACELLYQYPGKNLSVYNKGISGNKVYQLAERWEVDCLSLKPDVLSILIGVNDYWHKHNGKYDGTVKVYRDDYRALLNRTLEQLPDVQLVIGEPFAVKDVKAVDDSWYPEFDEYRAAAREIAEEFKAAFIPYQSIFDKAEKSAAGAYWTPDGVHPSLAGANLMAHAWMEAVGK, from the coding sequence ATGAACGAAAAATACGATTTAATGCGCAGGGACTTTTTAAAGAAAGCTTCAATTGCAGGGATGCTGGCCGCAATGCCCTCCATCGGAAGGGCCGGTCTTTCCGCAGGGAACAAGGTATCTTCTGCGCCCCGGGTTTCCCTGAAAGAAGGCGCTGTCGTACTTTTCCAGGGAGATTCCATTACCGATGCAGGAAGGGACAAAGACGCAACGTCCGCCAACAACGGCAACGCGCTGGGTAGAGGATACGCCTACCTGGCTGCCTGCGAACTGCTTTACCAGTATCCCGGGAAAAACCTTTCCGTTTATAATAAAGGCATCAGCGGGAATAAAGTTTACCAGCTGGCTGAACGTTGGGAAGTGGACTGCCTGAGCCTGAAGCCTGATGTACTCAGCATCCTTATCGGCGTAAACGATTACTGGCACAAACATAATGGGAAATACGACGGCACTGTCAAGGTTTACCGGGACGACTACCGCGCACTTCTCAACCGGACCCTTGAACAATTACCAGATGTACAGCTGGTGATCGGCGAACCCTTTGCCGTTAAAGACGTGAAGGCGGTCGACGACAGCTGGTATCCTGAATTTGATGAATACCGCGCTGCTGCCCGGGAGATCGCTGAGGAATTCAAGGCAGCGTTTATTCCCTACCAAAGCATTTTCGACAAGGCCGAAAAATCCGCTGCCGGCGCCTACTGGACACCGGACGGCGTACATCCCAGCCTGGCCGGCGCCAACCTGATGGCCCATGCCTGGATGGAAGCGGTAGGAAAATAA